A window of Pecten maximus unplaced genomic scaffold, xPecMax1.1, whole genome shotgun sequence contains these coding sequences:
- the LOC117318341 gene encoding sterile alpha motif domain-containing protein 9-like translates to MYLSLMNTYDMDFQPLPISAFDALMDVKFGGKESYGLALSHRRQKRDRQWETKLSAELKVLLNVSSRSGQGSNLRALSIINPLFAKEIFQHLKQEASTSSIMLQFLRSKVFKRQNGPVDQVIRVVKDVLKKREALENGRRQKFSRILTVIMSEEDTERAVSVLKKGFEMTEDPMIAQQIARLYIYSKNWGMATEYAIKATQLRPNNSYLWDTYGQVFKAQVFDQYESCITNQALSLEDTCNIIQVAMKGIEKFHKEQDQSQHDNKTSPNDPGYFGEVQLIILLMKVLNFSPFDKDVLHRFVVESTFEPPSLSVLDDGSRDTLKKLQGFTESAMRKIEERSSQLKENVTSSIFRDKKGFPDESLAVLRENVDMLFGECTDVVPSHLSPLESADFRRRRVKRLGGRSLSSLLRYLRQDNGNGSCLRQLEIMFSHLTMNISSACPEPFDTVMLISVALAMRIHSKKESVTTKIPNILDLTKRMYDTECKSENEFPYLEIFLYLVMFHWPTPSRKSKNICPVGTIREAIKRWKIAFQTNHPRQRDEGNPHRKKETTYFFLGKDHESDEIVYYEELHNRHGSMYFKGDEIWQDPNVVHKLQRLEGTLVGDGLEVLIRIETESGNKEALTVPTAMPIGQRSLWQKKVFFYLGFSWAGPKAFDVSSDDRQSLISNSIQSHDRMGMARIRSSSVLPDPTQRIEEIGRRLRKIEQLKKKRNRSKIEDNVIREENALRSKLKELLSTIEDMFGGT, encoded by the exons ATGTATTTATCATTGATGAATACTTACGACATGGATTTCCAACCTTTGCCTATCAGTGCATTTGATGCTTTAATGGATGTGAAATTTGGAGGTAAAGAATCTTATGGACTAGCGCTATCACATCGCCGACAGAAACGCGACAGGCAATGGGAGACTAAACTTAGCGCGGAGTTGAAAGTACTGCTGAACGTCTCATCAAGAAGTGGACAAGGTAGCAACCTTAGAGCACTGTCAATAATCAATCCTTTGTTTGCGAAAGAAATATTTCAGCACCTTAAACAAGAAGCAAGTACTAGTTCTATCATGCTACAATTCCTACGGTCTAAAGTATTCAAAAGGCAGAATGGACCTGTTGACCAAGTCATTCGAGTAGTCAAAGATGTATTAAAGAAAAGAGAGGCACTAGAAAATGGTAGAAGACAGAAGTTTTCACGGATTTTGACAGTGATCATGAGCGAAGAAGATACTGAGAGAGCCGTTAGTGTCCTGAAGAAAGGCTTTGAGATGACAGAGGATCCCATGATTGCTCAACAAATCGCACGATTGTACATATACAGCAAGAACTGGGGAATGGCAACCGAATATGCTATTAAAGCTACGCAACTCCGACCAAACAACTCATATCTCTGGGACACGTATGGTCAAGTATTCAAGGCACAAGTATTTGATCAATATGAATCGTGCATAACTAATCAGGCATTGTCGCTCGAGGATACGTGCAATATAATTCAAGTTGCAATGAAGGGGATTGAGAAGTTCCATAAAGAGCAGGATCAAAGTCAACACGACAACAAAACATCCCCGAATGATCCCGGCTATTTTGGGGAGGTCCAACTCATCATTTTATTGATGAAGGTTTTGAATTTTTCACCTTTTGATAAAGATGTGCTTCATCGATTCGTTGTTGAAAGCACTTTTGAACCACCGTCGCTCTCCGTTTTAGATGATGGAAGTAGAGACACCCTCAAAAAGTTGCAAGGGTTCACCGAGAGTGCAATGAGAAAGATAGAAGAAAGGTCATCACAACTGAAGGAAAATGTAACCAGTTCAATTTTCCGTGACAAGAAAGGTTTTCCAGATGAAAGTTTGGCAGTTCTGCGGGAGAATGTAGACATGCTTTTTGGAGAATGCACAGACGTTGTACCGTCACATCTTTCTCCTTTAGAGAGCGCAGATTTTAGAAGAAGAAGAGTGAAACGATTGGGTGGACGTTCGTTGTCCTCATTGTTGAGATACCTACGACAAGACAATGGCAATGGCAGCTGTTTAAGACAACTGGAAATCATGTTTTCCCACCTGACAATGAATATCTCATCTGCTTGCCCAGAGCCATTTGACACTGTTATGCTCATCAGTGTTGCATTGGCTATGAGGATCCATAGTAAAAAGGAAAGTGTAACGACAAAAATTCCTAATATCTTGGACCTTACAAAGCGTATGTACGATACAGAGTGCAAGTCAGAAAACGAATTTCCGTATTTAGAAATCTTCTTGTACCTTGTGATGTTCCATTGGCCAACGCCAAGCAGAAAAAGTAAGAACATATGTCCAGTTGGAACGATCCGTGAAGCCATCAAACGCTGGAAAATAGCATTCCAAACAAATCACCCACGACAAAGAGATGAAGGTAATCcacacagaaaaaaagaaacaacatATTTCTTTCTCGGAAAGGACCATGAAAGTGACGAAATTGTCTATTATGAGGAACTTCACAATCGCCATGGTAGCATGTACTTCAAGGGTGACGAGATATGGCAAGATCCAAATGTCGTACATAAGCTTCAACGCCTGGAAGGAACTTTAGTTGGAGATGGTTTGGAGGTTCTGATAAGGATAGAGACAGAATCCGGTAACAAAGAAGCTTTGACTGTCCCAACAGCGATGCCAATAGGCCAAAGGTCACTTTGGCAAAAGAAAGTTTTTTTCTACCTTGGATTTTCTTGGGCCGGTCCGAAGGCATTTGATGTGTCATCAGACGATCGTCAGAGTCtaatttcaaattcaattcAGAGCCACGACCGAATGGGAATGGCGCGTATTAGGTCATCATCAGTCCTTCCAGATCCAACTCAGAGAATTGAAGAAATAGGCCGGCGTTTAAGAAAGATAGAACAGCTGAAGAAAAAGAGGAACCGTAGCAAAATAGAG GATAATGTAATACGCGAGGAAAATGCTTTGCGGTCGAAATTAAAGGAGCTTCTTTCTACAATAGAGGATATGTTTGGAGGAACGTGA
- the LOC117318340 gene encoding sterile alpha motif domain-containing protein 9-like, which produces MKTREQLVLRKNHRFLIQNIDIKVVVECLYEKQVLSLDDKERIPVDATNDDQVDKLLKILPRKHNAYQILLDCVDDHIREKLQQCTITEDEIRKEDQLLDDLVRGILNDIFCCEEKANVSVSALEDEVRQQVIEYGREYRLKQDHLQGLVLSTFDTVSLGRRGGRSKRTHVYKNLSWRQKDSESDGNDSGDEDAHTSQVQSSPCIEEMDVDEICDVLEKFDLGADRFNRKILTIFKNEKVDGKIFKCLDSDDTKEILQEFSFRDRKNLLIIRDELIESEKTGKPVTSVNKQQKGKAKIKNTEPKGHFRESFRKFEAPVGHLDNYRKSAVIRTSITRPHNLIEPVHLFLNKTPKTPVERVKWIAEETVRFASACMNERTNGTIHFGVEQKANSECLEGEIIGIDVEKDSCKRAIYQAITSHFYEDQIELALNCIRPVEFIDVNNVDSSGGQLVVVEVDIVPNSTLLKDEAVYVKFDEEGMVIFRLLNDDPHPSSLTDEQIRQYMRSKKELSIYRKQQEEIPKTVPIQENLRQKFLNLFCGGCETLTEEMYPIIFLSPLECNTVHNFAESFQFVNDIEPCVIFDFSSSSVVDGMYHFIEIEKEQVVKVLTTENFDKNSDENKEDHERRNHLFDDLRTSALRPWVFCNGYDVMEEQPMDVLEWKRNRSEGFKEALRFYGDEVPSGRAMVIFLLLSKNYDVLLEAAEEVILKFQDQWMLLSPSEDIANSLISELLRRQSIDEKTMSERCIVGLPWNHVNIMLQNLVSNNKRGSCEIATSKGAFCYLRDKVRNEMCDLEILSMNECDDTEITMDKQKLEKHSREAQESFFRGHEATWWNYWFGSDHILQRSQHSKLMNILTEALNGHQHDDDCRVAIVNLMHQPGAGGTTSAKQLLWDSRRMYRCCIVKQITDQTCDQIALLRNYDDPSNPKPPIVLLDNCDEENVQNLYASLENRARVAARRSETTPFSCFCVLLLCTRRTNLPKKIDDSVVLLKHELEPRELDWFNKKYESLEQKYQNENGVNPRLLISFNILKENFNKEYITRTVQQYVDSIGIQEEQFLLLYLAMMNSYDIDFQSIPISAFDTMMSPESNRGVISFGLVSPQRQRSKRRWESNMSQPLQVLLNRSSRGGLGTNLQALSIINKLFAREIFKFLQKKLEKETSDAMLFFLSSPVFINQNRSVDQVKKIVKDILKKREQLENGKKETFSPMLLEICSKEDPDKAAAVLLKGFNMTKDPMIAQQIARLYMSFKNWEDATKYSKIATHLKPKNSYLWDTYGLVFKNQLQEKYECCLQQGTELSMNETREVIKLANTGIGIFHKEQSVSEQEKHASANDAGYYNEVHLVILLLDLLKVSSPIKGNKLHAILVDKELQYEKVGIPDFDRETFEYLRTLRFHIDAAMRKIEDKTTQLKNSAVKNAYLIKSGFAYRTLTRLRENVDSYFGEDTDEVPEHLSEKDKADFRRRRIRKLGGRSLANILELRREQEGEQKLELIFTHLQAILKTEENIEAFDIKSFISVAIVLHITKTRCNPYPFEDLVALSRRLYIIQSDSADELPYLEVFLYLMMLHWPTENRGQLQLYPIGKLPDAMQKWKTAFQKNHPRQMDGNQYRMKRETTYFFLGKGQGYDEIVYYEELHNSHTGRYYKGDTVWSQPQNIERLKRLDGILIKDGTEVSVEIKTAGGNKTQIVIPTGTHIGQRSLWQKRVYFYLGFTWLGPKAFDVTQDDRKSSDSEARFHSKTRKTASKNVPLQPEPDVAQQILGIHKSLKNIEHLKGMNGRSEREENLIKREPELRKRLEFLIKSRQELFQY; this is translated from the exons ATGAAGACAAGGGAGCAACTTGTTCTCCGGAAGAATCATAGATTCCTGATtcagaatattgatattaaagtCGTTGTGGAATGCCTATATGAAAAGCAAGTCCTCAGCCTAGACGACAAGGAAAGGATACCGGTGGATGCTACCAATGATGATCAGGTGGACAAGCTACTGAAAATACTTCCCAGAAAACATAACGCCTACCAGATATTACTAGATTGTGTGGATGACCATATCAGAGAGAAACTTCAACAATGCACAATTACAGAGGATGAGATCAGAAAAG AGGACCAGCTTCTGGACGATTTGGTTCGTGGAATTTTGAATGACATTTTCTGCTGCGAAGAAAAGGCAAATGTGTCCGTATCGGCATTGGAAGACGAGGTCCGTCAGCAGGTCATTGAATATGGACGCGAGTACAGGCTGAAGCAAGACCACCTCCAAGGGTTAGTTTTATCTACATTTGATACTGTTTCCCTCGGACGACGTGGAGGAAGAAGCAAGAGAAC CCATGTGTATAAAAATCTGTCCTGGCGACAAAAAGATTCCGAATCCGATGGAAATGATTCTG GTGACGAAGATGCACATACAAGCCAAGTTCAAAGTAGTCCATGCATTGAAGAGATGGATGTAGACGAGATCTGTGATGTTCTTGAAAAATTTGATCTAGGTGCAGACCGATTCAATAGAAAGATACTAACAATATTCAAGAACGAAAAAGTCGATGgaaaaattttcaaatgtttggATTCGGATGATACGAAAGAGATCTTACAAGAATTTTCCTTTCGTGATAGGAAAAATCTGCTGATAATTCGAGACGAACTGATAGAATCTGAAAAAACAGGGAAACCTGTGACGTCGGTTAACAAACAACAGAAAGGCAAagctaaaataaaaaatactgaaCCGAAAGGACACTTCAGAGAATCGTTCAGGAAATTTGAAGCACCTGTTGGACATCTTGACAACTACCGGAAATCTGCAGTAATACGAACGAGTATAACCAGACCGCATAACTTGATAGAACCAGTTCATCTGTTTCTGAACAAAACACCGAAAACGCCAGTAGAAAGGGTCAAATGGATCGCTGAAGAGACTGTTCGTTTTGCATCTGCATGCATGAACGAAAGGACGAATGGAACCATTCATTTTGGTGTTGAACAAAAAGCCAATAGTGAGTGCTTGGAAGGAGAGATTATCGGCATAGACGTTGAAAAGGACAGTTGCAAGAGAGCCATTTATCAAGCTATAACTTCTCATTTTTATGAGGATCAGATTGAGTTAGCACTCAATTGTATCAGACCAGTTGAGTTTATAGATGTAAACAACGTCGATTCTTCTGGAGGACAGCTGGTCGTTGTCGAGGTAGACATAGTACCCAACTCCACCTTACTTAAGGATGAGGCGGTATATGTTAAGTTTGATGAGGAGGGAATGGTTATATTTCGCCTCCTAAATGACGATCCACATCCATCATCTCTGACAGATGAACAGATACGCCAATATATGAGATCTAAAAAAGAACTTTCAATATACAGAAAACAGCAGGAAGAAATTCCCAAGACAGTTCCCATACAGGAAAATCTCCGACAGAAATTCCTAAACTTATTTTGCGGTGGTTGCGAAACTTTGACAGAAGAAATGTATCCGATAATTTTCCTCAGTCCGTTGGAATGCAACACTGTCCACAACTTTGCAGAAAGTTTCCAGTTTGTCAATGACATTGAGCCATGCGTGATTTTTGATTTCAGTTCTTCCAGCGTTGTAGACGGAATGTACCATTTCATTGAGATTGAAAAGGAGCAAGTTGTCAAGGTTTTGACAACTGAAAATTTCGACAAAAATTCTGATGAAAATAAAGAAGACCACGAGCGACGAAATCACTTGTTTGACGATCTTAGAACATCCGCTTTAAGACCATGGGTCTTTTGCAATGGTTATGATGTCATGGAGGAACAACCCATGGATGTTCTGGAATGGAAACGAAACCGAAGTGAAGGATTCAAAGAGGCTTTGCGGTTTTATGGAGACGAAGTTCCCAGTGGAAGAGCAATGGTAATTTTTCTTCTGCTCTCGAAGAACTATGATGTACTGCTTGAAGCTGCGGAAGAGGTTATACTGAAGTTCCAGGACCAATGGATGCTACTTTCGCCGAGTGAGGATATCGCTAATAGCTTGATTAGCGAATTGCTGAGACGACAGAGTATTGACGAGAAAACAATGTCAGAGAGATGTATTGTAGGACTGCCATGGAACCATGTCAATATAATGCTACAAAATTTAGTCTCGAACAACAAAAGGGGGTCATGTGAAATTGCGACTTCAAAGGGCGCATTTTGCTATTTGCGTGATAAAGTTAGAAACGAAATGTGCGACCTTGAGATTCTTAGCATGAACGAATGTGATGACACCGAGATAACCATGGATAAACAGAAACTTGAAAAACACAGTAGGGAGGCTCAGGAATCCTTTTTTAGGGGTCACGAAGCTACATGGTGGAACTATTGGTTTGGTTCTGATCATATATTGCAGAGGTCGCAGCATTCCAAACTGATGAACATTCTCACGGAGGCGTTGAACGGACACCAACATGATGACGATTGTAGAGTTGCTATCGTCAACCTAATGCACCAACCGGGTGCTGGTGGAACTACCTCCGCCAAACAATTGCTGTGGGATTCAAGACGGATGTATAGATGTTGTATTGTGAAGCAAATTACCGACCAAACATGTGATCAAATTGCTCTCCTGAGGAACTATGATGACCCATCCAATCCAAAACCGCCGATCGTGCTGTTGGATAATTGTGATGAAGAGAACGTTCAGAACCTCTACGCATCGCTTGAAAACAGAGCTAGGGTTGCTGCAAGGCGAAGCGAAACAACACCCTTTTCCTGTTTCTGTGTCCTTCTCCTTTGCACTCGGAGAACAAATCTTCCAAAGAAAATTGACGATTCAGTTGTCCTTCTGAAACATGAATTGGAACCCCGTGAACTAGACTGGTTCAACAAAAAGTATGAATCCCTCGAACAAAAGTATCAAAATGAGAATGGTGTCAATCCTCGCTTGTTGATATCTTTCAACATTCTGAAAGAAAATTTTAACAAGGAATATATCACTCGTACTGTTCAACAGTATGTCGACAGCATTGGAATTCAAGAAGAACAGTTCCTATTGTTGTATTTGGCCATGATGAACAGTTATGACATTGATTTTCAGTCCATTCCTATCAGCGCTTTTGACACAATGATGAGCCCAGAATCAAATAGAGGTGTAATTTCATTCGGCTTGGTATCACCTCAACGCCAGAGGTCGAAACGACGATGGGAGAGCAATATGAGTCAGCCGTTGCAAGTTCTGCTCAATCGATCATCAAGAGGTGGCCTGGGAACAAACCTCCAAGCTCTTTCTATCATAAACAAGCTGTTTGCGAGAGAAATATTCAAGTTTTTGCAGAAAAAGCTTGAGAAGGAAACGAGTGATGCCATGTTATTCTTTCTGAGTTCACCAGTTTTTATCAACCAGAACAGGTCTGTTGACCAGGTTAAGAAAATTGTCAAGGACATCCTGAAAAAGAGAGAACAGctagaaaatggaaaaaaagaaactttttCGCCTATGCTCCTTGAAATATGCTCGAAAGAAGACCCTGATAAAGCAGCAGCTGTTCTTCTGAAGGGATTTAACATGACAAAGGACCCAATGATTGCACAACAAATAGCAAGACTGTACATGAGTTTCAAAAATTGGGAAGATGCAACAAAATATTCCAAGATAGCTACGCACTTGAAGCCCAAAAACTCGTACCTGTGGGATACCTACGGTTTGGTGTTCAAAAATCAATTGCAGGAAAAGTATGAATGTTGTCTTCAACAAGGAACTGAATTATCCATGAATGAGACGAGAGAGGTTATAAAGTTGGCAAATACTGGCATAGGCATATTTCACAAAGAACAATCAGTCAGCGAACAGGAAAAACATGCCTCTGCCAATGACGCAGGGTACTACAATGAAGTACATTTAGTGATACTGTTGCTGGATTTGCTAAAGGTATCATCACCGATTAAAGGGAATAAACTGCATGCCATTTTGGTTGACAAAGAACTCCAGTATGAAAAGGTCGGAATACCCGACTTCGACAGGGAAACTTTTGAATATTTACGGACTCTTCGGTTTCATATCGATGCTGCCATGAGAAAGATAGAAGACAAAACTACTCAACTAAAGAATAGTGCCGTGAAAAATGCATATCTGATAAAATCTGGCTTTGCGTACCGCACACTGACGCGTTTGAGGGAAAACGTAGATAGCTACTTTGGTGAGGATACAGATGAAGTGCCTGAACACTTGAGCGAGAAAGATAAGGCAGACTTTAGGAGAAGAAGAATTCGTAAACTTGGAGGAAGATCTCTTGCCAATATCCTAGAACTTAGACGTGAACAGGAAGGTGAACAAAAATTGGAACTGATATTCACGCATCTCCAAGCCATTTTGAAGACAGAAGAAAATATTGAAGCATTTGACATTAAAAGTTTCATAAGTGTAGCAATTGTATTGCATATCACTAAAACTAGATGCAATCCTTATCCTTTTGAGGATTTAGTCGCATTAAGCAGACGACTGTACATTATCCAAAGCGATAGCGCAGATGAGCTACCTTATTTAGAGGTTTTTCTTTACCTGATGATGCTTCATTGGCCAACAGAGAACAGAGGACAACTGCAGCTATACCCCATAGGGAAACTTCCAGATGCTATGCAGAAATGGAAAACAGCCTTCCAAAAGAATCACCCACGTCAAATGGATGGCAACCAATATCGTATGAAAAGGGAAACGACATATTTCTTCCTTGGAAAAGGACAAGGATACGATGAAATCGTGTATTACGAAGAACTCCATAACAGCCATACAGGTAGATACTACAAAGGAGACACCGTATGGTCGCAACCGCAGAACATCGAAAGGCTAAAACGTCTGGATGGGATACTGATTAAGGATGGAACCGAAGTGTCCGTCGAGATAAAGACAGCAGGTGGCAACAAAACACAGATTGTTATACCCACTGGAACTCACATTGGTCAACGGAGTCTTTGGCAAAAACGGGTCTACTTTTACCTAGGATTCACATGGTTAGGACCGAAAGCTTTCGATGTTACACAAGACGACAGGAAATCAAGCGATTCAGAAGCTCGATTCCATAGCAAGACCAGGAAAACGGCAAGTAAAAACGTTCCTTTACAACCAGAGCCTGACGTTGCGCAGCAAATTCTTGGCATACACAAATCCCTAAAGAATATTGAGCATCTGAAAGGAATGAATGGAAGGAGCGAACGAGAG GAAAACCTCATCAAGAGGGAGCCAGAGCTTCGCAAGCGGCTTGAGTTCCTCATCAAAAGTCGACAAGAATTATTCCAATACTGA